A window of the Bacteriovorax sp. PP10 genome harbors these coding sequences:
- a CDS encoding lytic transglycosylase domain-containing protein yields the protein MRLVTLAAITTCYISAALANPNLNFASIAMADDVPFKLNYSPLDMEIGKELVSLYADLSKNELKKSTVAKFVSYKNKKQSFSHLDMMTNRLELISKISDQDSFYTNCAIQPRQVNEFTENLAHRMDITLDKYCRYLFLKNLSKFSPTINLSTRDLSYLKDAASFYVTGENQTDVSAVLKHFKANKSEHEKISDILIAKYIDFKTKPTSAILVNLHVSTQLNNFLQNNLHLDNNSGTFFQEEFTRLIKDSQDLTDKGEYVQAKAQIIAALNFYSKNKKFIDERKAWVGTTLAAKALYYKGRDNDAVEILTLARAVAPKEEASEATFYLLWPHLINKDYKSMKAVIEKFNMEKNFESFDSKLQYWIAYGLLKTGEAKKATAYFNKIINSSPYSFYSIISLKEIATQNKGMSEQDILAKLISKDAPVEFKMDVTSEELKDALRRLAVWNALGHERFATLEIRHVQSMDKLSVFKDKELAKNITVNDNKEFIVLNLVRLLHSQDKFINSFKVFQDSLGENSLSLNYRLIKYIFPVGYMSLIEKNTDNIDPLIVISLIRQESAFNPLATSRVGAKGLMQLMPATAKRFNRKIRVTHLNDPKVNVALGSKYLKQLLTRFDGNLIYTLASYNAGENRIDRWKKEIFRNDDPLATIESIPFEETRNYVKLIYRNRFFYSLLQNRSVLTTPLDESFKVTSAVK from the coding sequence TTGAGGCTAGTTACGTTAGCGGCCATTACTACTTGCTACATATCGGCGGCGCTAGCAAATCCAAATTTAAATTTTGCTTCAATCGCAATGGCGGACGACGTGCCATTCAAGCTTAATTATTCTCCGCTTGATATGGAGATTGGAAAAGAACTTGTTTCTTTATATGCAGACTTATCTAAAAATGAATTAAAAAAGTCTACTGTAGCTAAATTTGTGAGCTACAAAAATAAGAAACAGTCATTCAGTCACCTTGATATGATGACGAATCGTCTTGAGCTTATTTCAAAAATTTCTGATCAGGATAGCTTTTATACAAACTGTGCGATTCAACCTCGTCAGGTTAACGAGTTTACAGAAAATCTTGCTCACAGAATGGACATCACGCTTGATAAGTACTGCCGTTACTTATTTTTAAAGAATCTTTCGAAATTCTCGCCAACGATTAATCTTTCAACAAGAGATTTAAGCTACCTTAAAGATGCTGCCTCTTTTTATGTGACTGGTGAAAATCAAACTGACGTTTCAGCTGTTTTAAAACACTTCAAAGCAAACAAAAGTGAACACGAAAAAATCTCTGATATTTTAATTGCTAAGTATATCGATTTTAAAACTAAGCCAACATCTGCAATCCTTGTGAATCTGCATGTTAGTACTCAGTTAAATAACTTCCTACAAAACAATCTTCACCTGGATAATAACTCTGGGACTTTCTTTCAGGAAGAGTTCACTCGCCTGATTAAAGACTCACAGGACTTAACTGACAAAGGCGAATACGTTCAAGCAAAAGCTCAGATTATTGCTGCTTTAAACTTCTATAGTAAGAATAAAAAGTTTATTGATGAAAGAAAAGCATGGGTTGGAACAACTCTTGCGGCAAAAGCTCTATACTATAAAGGTCGCGATAACGATGCTGTAGAGATTTTAACTCTTGCTCGTGCTGTCGCTCCTAAAGAAGAAGCTTCTGAAGCGACTTTCTACCTTCTATGGCCGCATTTAATTAATAAAGACTATAAGTCGATGAAAGCGGTTATTGAAAAATTCAACATGGAAAAGAACTTTGAATCGTTTGATTCAAAACTTCAGTATTGGATTGCTTACGGTTTATTAAAAACTGGTGAAGCCAAAAAAGCGACGGCTTACTTTAATAAGATCATTAACTCTTCTCCTTATTCTTTTTACTCGATCATCTCACTTAAAGAGATCGCGACTCAGAACAAAGGAATGAGCGAACAGGATATCCTGGCGAAACTTATTTCTAAAGATGCTCCTGTTGAATTTAAAATGGATGTAACGAGCGAAGAGCTAAAAGATGCTCTTAGACGTTTAGCTGTATGGAATGCTCTTGGACACGAAAGATTTGCAACCTTAGAAATCCGTCATGTTCAATCAATGGATAAACTATCTGTCTTCAAAGATAAAGAACTGGCCAAGAATATAACGGTTAATGACAATAAAGAGTTTATTGTGCTGAACCTGGTTCGCCTACTCCACTCTCAGGATAAGTTTATTAACTCGTTTAAAGTTTTCCAGGATTCTCTTGGAGAAAACTCACTGAGTTTAAACTACCGTTTAATTAAATACATCTTCCCTGTGGGATACATGAGTTTAATTGAGAAAAACACAGACAATATCGATCCTTTAATTGTGATTTCGCTTATCAGACAAGAGTCTGCTTTTAACCCACTGGCCACTTCAAGAGTTGGGGCAAAAGGTTTAATGCAGTTAATGCCAGCAACGGCGAAACGCTTTAACCGCAAGATCAGAGTGACTCATTTAAATGACCCGAAAGTGAACGTCGCTTTAGGATCGAAATATTTAAAGCAGTTATTAACAAGATTTGACGGTAACTTGATCTACACTCTGGCGTCTTATAATGCTGGTGAAAATAGAATTGATCGTTGGAAAAAAGAGATCTTTAGAAATGATGATCCGTTAGCGACTATTGAGTCTATCCCATTTGAAGAGACGAGAAATTACGTGAAACTTATTTATAGAAATAGATTTTTCTATTCGCTTCTTCAGAATCGTTCGGTGCTGACAACGCCTCTTGATGAGTCGTTTAAAGTGACTAGTGCTGTAAAATAA
- a CDS encoding Mrp/NBP35 family ATP-binding protein has product MSNENILNSLKVIVNPNTGRTLQEEGRVIEVKADQNELLFKYKRDGITPEQKRAIETIIVNIAHPTYPADKVTVLTVSENSADVFAGKTFTKPESKAAPAASAQIKTGHGPAGQNKKHVAGAKKVIAVSSCKGGVGKSTVSVNLAFALKAQGKKVGLLDADIYGPSMPMLLNQRGAKPGATPEKKILPIDAYGIPFISFGLFINEKDPVIWRGPMLGGVLNQFLFDVAWEGLDYLIIDLPPGTGDMQLSMIQATDIDGAIVVSTPQDVAVMDSIKGMSMFTQVKVPILGMVENMSYFVPEDNLSKKYYIFGEGGVKRAAKEFNVNLLAEIPLEIALREGSDKGTPYMNEKKHEGRPVWNAYMNLAKNIDQCFNTPAEEGQPKGFFKRLFS; this is encoded by the coding sequence ATGAGTAACGAGAACATCTTAAATTCACTCAAAGTTATAGTAAATCCAAACACTGGAAGAACTCTTCAAGAAGAAGGAAGAGTCATCGAAGTAAAAGCTGACCAAAATGAGCTACTATTCAAATACAAGCGTGACGGAATCACTCCTGAACAAAAAAGAGCGATCGAAACGATCATCGTGAATATTGCTCACCCAACGTACCCGGCAGATAAGGTAACTGTACTGACAGTTTCAGAAAACTCTGCGGACGTATTTGCTGGAAAAACTTTCACAAAGCCAGAATCAAAAGCAGCACCAGCGGCCTCTGCTCAAATTAAAACTGGTCACGGTCCTGCCGGACAAAATAAGAAACACGTGGCAGGTGCTAAAAAAGTTATCGCCGTATCTTCATGCAAAGGTGGAGTTGGTAAATCGACAGTGTCGGTTAACTTAGCTTTCGCACTTAAAGCTCAAGGTAAAAAAGTTGGATTACTTGATGCCGATATTTACGGGCCATCAATGCCAATGCTTTTAAATCAAAGAGGCGCAAAACCAGGAGCGACTCCTGAGAAAAAAATTCTTCCAATCGATGCTTATGGAATTCCATTCATTAGTTTCGGATTATTCATCAATGAAAAAGATCCTGTTATCTGGCGTGGTCCAATGCTTGGTGGAGTTTTAAATCAATTCTTATTCGATGTAGCTTGGGAAGGATTAGATTATTTAATTATCGATCTTCCTCCTGGAACAGGTGACATGCAATTATCAATGATTCAGGCAACTGACATTGATGGAGCGATCGTTGTTTCAACTCCACAAGACGTAGCAGTTATGGACTCAATTAAAGGGATGAGCATGTTCACTCAAGTGAAAGTGCCTATTTTAGGAATGGTTGAGAACATGAGTTACTTCGTTCCAGAAGATAACTTGTCTAAAAAATATTATATTTTTGGAGAAGGCGGAGTGAAGAGAGCTGCAAAAGAATTCAATGTAAATCTTTTAGCAGAAATTCCTTTAGAGATCGCTTTAAGAGAAGGATCTGATAAGGGAACACCATACATGAATGAAAAGAAACATGAAGGCCGTCCGGTTTGGAATGCTTACATGAATCTAGCAAAGAATATCGATCAGTGTTTCAATACACCGGCCGAAGAAGGACAACCGAAAGGATTTTTTAAAAGACTTTTTTCGTAG
- a CDS encoding tRNA-binding protein, with product MISWEDFEKVDIRLGTIIKAEEFPEAKRPAYKVWVDLGTDLGVKKSSAQITTVYKLEELIGKRVLAVVNFPPRQVGKFMSEILVTGFYRKEGEVVLATVDQDAPNGSRLL from the coding sequence ATGATTTCATGGGAAGATTTTGAAAAAGTCGATATTCGTTTGGGCACTATTATAAAAGCGGAAGAGTTTCCTGAAGCAAAAAGGCCTGCTTATAAAGTGTGGGTTGATTTAGGTACCGATCTTGGAGTAAAAAAATCGAGCGCGCAAATTACTACTGTCTACAAGCTTGAAGAACTAATAGGGAAGAGAGTGCTTGCTGTCGTAAATTTCCCTCCAAGACAAGTTGGAAAATTTATGTCGGAAATTTTAGTGACAGGGTTTTATCGCAAAGAAGGTGAAGTTGTTTTGGCCACAGTTGATCAGGATGCACCTAATGGATCACGACTTTTGTAA
- a CDS encoding DOPA 4,5-dioxygenase family protein, whose amino-acid sequence MNETTFKVNSKLLPVDFPREFDAHIYFASEELNAATLLRDKMKSHFKDVVFFVGDMITVPIGPHPMPMFEANFPQECFTEVVLWLMRERENFSVLVHPLTGDDLYDHTQGAMWLGNSVELKYDVF is encoded by the coding sequence ATGAATGAAACAACCTTTAAAGTAAATTCCAAGTTACTACCTGTCGATTTTCCACGTGAATTCGATGCTCACATTTATTTCGCAAGCGAAGAGCTAAACGCCGCGACTCTTTTAAGAGATAAAATGAAAAGTCATTTTAAGGACGTGGTCTTTTTTGTGGGTGATATGATCACTGTACCTATAGGACCACATCCAATGCCGATGTTTGAAGCGAATTTTCCGCAAGAGTGTTTTACTGAAGTTGTATTGTGGTTAATGAGAGAAAGAGAGAATTTCTCTGTGTTGGTTCACCCGTTAACTGGTGATGATCTATATGATCATACTCAAGGCGCCATGTGGTTGGGTAATTCGGTTGAACTTAAGTACGATGTTTTTTAG
- a CDS encoding CBS domain-containing protein — translation MTKPIPQINKFMTTSPHTIGSDQTLEQAKKIMHEFSIRHLPVLNAGKIVGIISEKDINFLSSFKEIDLQKEKVEQAMTLDPFMVNADTLLDGICMEMAEKKIGSVLVKDNNKLVGIFTWIDALRAMNELFQTRLK, via the coding sequence ATGACTAAACCAATTCCTCAGATTAATAAATTTATGACGACATCGCCTCATACAATTGGATCTGACCAAACGCTTGAACAAGCAAAAAAAATTATGCACGAGTTTTCAATTCGTCACTTACCTGTATTAAATGCAGGTAAGATAGTTGGTATTATTTCTGAAAAAGATATAAATTTCTTAAGTTCTTTTAAAGAGATTGATCTACAAAAAGAAAAAGTTGAACAAGCAATGACATTAGATCCATTTATGGTTAATGCTGACACGCTGTTGGATGGGATTTGTATGGAAATGGCAGAAAAAAAGATAGGCAGCGTTCTGGTCAAAGACAATAACAAATTAGTTGGAATTTTCACTTGGATCGATGCACTTAGAGCTATGAATGAATTATTTCAAACACGTTTAAAATAA
- a CDS encoding electron transfer flavoprotein subunit alpha/FixB family protein, with protein MAKILVFTELHGSHVKGVTLEILGKLAGHTVDVAAIGTIPSEAIADLAKFGAANVHSLKGANLEKYSPEGYANALKGFISAGAYDYVFAGATSVGKDLLPRVATMFDAGMASEVTNFIMEGDKFAGTRPLFAGKCFAKVELTGPKPHFVTVRPNALGMNANPTAAAASAKEDAVDAGAIRAMIKDIVKGASEKLDLTEANIIISGGRAMKDSANFKILDEMAEVIGATVGASRAAVDSGFAPHAMQVGQTGKTVAPSLYIACGISGAIQHLAGMRTSKVIVAINTDPDAPIFTKADYGIVGDLFTIVPIMTQEFKALLGK; from the coding sequence ATGGCGAAAATATTAGTATTCACAGAACTTCACGGATCACACGTTAAAGGTGTGACATTAGAAATTTTAGGAAAATTAGCAGGACATACTGTTGATGTAGCAGCGATCGGAACAATCCCTTCAGAAGCTATCGCAGACCTTGCAAAATTCGGAGCTGCTAACGTTCACTCTTTAAAGGGTGCTAACTTAGAAAAGTATTCTCCAGAAGGATACGCAAACGCTCTTAAAGGTTTCATCTCTGCAGGCGCATACGATTACGTATTCGCTGGAGCAACTTCAGTTGGTAAAGATTTACTTCCACGTGTAGCTACAATGTTTGATGCTGGTATGGCATCAGAAGTGACAAACTTCATTATGGAAGGTGATAAATTCGCTGGAACTCGTCCACTATTTGCTGGAAAGTGTTTCGCGAAAGTTGAGTTAACAGGACCGAAGCCTCACTTCGTAACTGTTAGACCAAACGCTCTTGGTATGAACGCTAACCCAACTGCTGCTGCCGCTTCTGCGAAAGAAGATGCTGTAGACGCTGGAGCAATCAGAGCAATGATTAAAGACATCGTTAAAGGTGCATCTGAAAAGCTAGATTTAACTGAAGCAAACATCATCATCTCTGGTGGTCGCGCGATGAAAGATTCAGCTAACTTCAAAATCCTTGATGAAATGGCAGAAGTTATTGGAGCAACAGTTGGTGCTTCAAGAGCTGCAGTAGATTCAGGATTTGCTCCACACGCAATGCAAGTTGGTCAGACTGGTAAAACAGTTGCTCCTTCTCTTTATATTGCTTGTGGTATTTCAGGAGCTATTCAACATTTAGCTGGTATGAGAACGTCGAAAGTTATCGTTGCGATCAACACTGATCCAGATGCTCCGATCTTCACAAAAGCTGACTACGGTATCGTTGGTGATTTATTCACGATCGTTCCGATCATGACTCAAGAGTTTAAAGCATTACTAGGTAAGTAA
- a CDS encoding electron transfer flavoprotein subunit beta/FixA family protein, with product MNIFVCVKQVPDTETKIIPTADGSFIETNSIKWIMNPYDEYAVEQALVVQAANAGSVVTVLRVGSTKDTEALRTAMAMGADEAFLVEAADNLDSYMIAKALKGAIEKSGKTPDLLLTGKQAIDDDCLQVPQILATMLNVPSVSVVVGYEGNASEVTVKREIEGGALEVYGVKLPAMIACNKGINTPRYASLPGIMKAKKKPLTVLSLADVGVSDADKRVKYSNFSLPPEKPAGKKFDATDAAKQAAVVKEVVGLLRTEAKVI from the coding sequence ATGAATATTTTCGTTTGCGTAAAACAAGTACCGGATACTGAAACAAAGATCATCCCAACTGCGGATGGATCATTCATTGAAACAAACTCAATCAAGTGGATCATGAATCCATATGATGAATACGCTGTTGAGCAAGCTCTTGTTGTTCAAGCTGCTAACGCTGGATCAGTTGTAACTGTTCTAAGAGTTGGATCTACAAAAGACACAGAAGCACTAAGAACAGCAATGGCAATGGGAGCTGACGAAGCTTTCCTTGTTGAAGCAGCTGATAACTTAGATTCTTATATGATCGCTAAAGCTCTAAAAGGTGCGATCGAAAAATCTGGAAAAACTCCAGACCTACTACTTACTGGTAAACAAGCAATCGACGATGACTGTCTTCAAGTTCCACAAATTCTTGCGACAATGTTAAACGTTCCTTCTGTTTCAGTTGTTGTTGGTTACGAAGGTAATGCTTCTGAAGTAACAGTAAAACGCGAAATTGAAGGTGGAGCACTTGAAGTTTACGGTGTAAAACTTCCAGCGATGATCGCTTGTAACAAAGGGATCAACACTCCAAGATACGCTTCTCTTCCAGGGATCATGAAAGCTAAGAAAAAGCCTTTAACTGTTTTATCTCTTGCTGACGTTGGTGTTAGTGATGCAGATAAGAGAGTTAAATACTCTAACTTCTCTCTTCCTCCTGAGAAACCAGCTGGAAAGAAATTCGATGCAACAGACGCTGCTAAACAAGCTGCTGTAGTTAAAGAAGTAGTTGGACTATTAAGAACTGAAGCAAAAGTTATTTAA
- a CDS encoding acyl-CoA dehydrogenase family protein, with product MDFSLTPDQIEIKDLAMKFARNEMMPKAQEFDEKAEMPMEILTKAWELGLINTCIPTEYGGNGFTAIDSMIITEALAYGCMGMNTAIMANDLALLPIVIGGNDEQKKRFLTPFTESYKIAAFCLTEPGNGSDAGGLKTTIKEDGDDVIINGNKMWITNAGYADLFVLYGTTDPALKHKGITAVVIEKGTPGIEIGKKEDKMGHRCSDTRAMTFNNVRIPKKNILGGLNQGWKIAMKTLDHSRPMVASSAVGGAQCAYDHAVKYAKERVQFNVPISHHQAIQFMIADMAMKIEASRLLVHKAAWLLDNGQPNTQLASYSKAFAADSCMQIATDAVQVFGGYGYSKEYPVEKIMRDAKLIQLYEGTSQIQRLVIAKEIFSRS from the coding sequence ATGGATTTTAGCCTAACGCCCGATCAAATCGAGATCAAAGATCTCGCTATGAAATTCGCTCGCAACGAGATGATGCCTAAAGCTCAAGAGTTTGATGAAAAAGCAGAAATGCCAATGGAAATTCTAACAAAGGCATGGGAGCTAGGACTCATCAACACATGTATTCCAACAGAATACGGTGGAAATGGATTCACAGCAATTGATTCAATGATCATCACTGAAGCACTGGCTTACGGTTGTATGGGAATGAATACAGCGATCATGGCCAATGACCTGGCCCTTCTTCCGATTGTTATTGGTGGAAATGATGAACAGAAAAAAAGATTTTTAACTCCGTTCACGGAGAGTTATAAGATCGCCGCTTTCTGCTTAACTGAACCTGGAAATGGATCAGATGCTGGTGGATTGAAGACGACGATTAAAGAAGATGGTGACGACGTTATTATTAACGGTAACAAAATGTGGATCACCAACGCTGGTTACGCTGATCTATTCGTTTTATACGGAACAACTGACCCTGCTCTAAAGCATAAAGGGATCACGGCCGTTGTTATCGAAAAAGGAACTCCTGGAATTGAGATCGGAAAGAAAGAAGATAAAATGGGTCACCGTTGTTCGGACACTCGTGCTATGACTTTCAATAACGTTCGCATTCCCAAAAAAAATATCTTAGGTGGATTGAATCAAGGCTGGAAGATTGCCATGAAGACACTTGATCACTCTCGCCCGATGGTTGCTTCAAGCGCTGTTGGTGGAGCTCAATGTGCCTATGACCACGCAGTAAAGTACGCTAAAGAGCGCGTGCAATTCAATGTTCCTATTTCTCACCATCAAGCAATTCAATTTATGATTGCTGATATGGCGATGAAAATCGAAGCATCAAGATTATTAGTTCACAAGGCCGCATGGCTTCTAGATAACGGACAACCTAACACTCAGCTAGCTTCGTACTCGAAAGCTTTCGCAGCTGATTCGTGTATGCAAATTGCTACAGATGCAGTACAAGTTTTTGGCGGTTACGGTTACAGCAAAGAGTACCCGGTTGAAAAAATCATGAGAGACGCTAAGCTTATCCAGTTATACGAAGGGACATCTCAAATACAACGTTTAGTTATTGCTAAAGAAATATTTTCAAGGAGCTAA
- the folK gene encoding 2-amino-4-hydroxy-6-hydroxymethyldihydropteridine diphosphokinase, with product MSLFIATGSNIGDRKSHLDEAKVYLSKRLVFIAESKIYESPAVDYLNQPDFYNQVLEFQIPDESPEAIMDFLLETELLMGRNRLIPKGPRIIDLDMIFWGDLKIQSEKLMLPHPRLFERSFVVLPLSELPGFKTLQKKHSFNFTFDNTAIPIS from the coding sequence ATGTCACTTTTCATTGCAACCGGATCAAATATTGGCGATCGCAAATCTCATCTTGATGAGGCCAAAGTTTATTTATCAAAAAGATTAGTTTTTATTGCAGAAAGTAAGATTTATGAAAGTCCTGCGGTGGATTATTTAAATCAACCAGATTTCTATAATCAAGTTTTAGAATTCCAAATTCCCGATGAATCTCCTGAAGCGATTATGGATTTTCTTTTGGAAACTGAACTTCTTATGGGAAGAAATCGTTTAATTCCAAAGGGGCCTAGAATCATTGATCTCGATATGATTTTCTGGGGAGATTTAAAGATTCAGAGCGAAAAACTCATGCTTCCACACCCCAGATTATTTGAGCGCAGCTTTGTCGTCTTGCCTTTATCAGAGCTACCGGGTTTTAAAACTTTGCAAAAAAAACATTCGTTCAATTTTACCTTCGATAATACTGCAATTCCCATTTCTTGA
- a CDS encoding lipoprotein gives MNSKIIICLGLLLTLTSCGVKGPPVKYRETIVDSYVKDYTGTELSAEEKERTKDKQSIPSTLDQQQQKIPVKP, from the coding sequence TTGAATTCTAAAATTATCATTTGCCTTGGACTTCTTTTAACACTCACTTCATGTGGAGTGAAAGGACCACCTGTTAAATATCGTGAAACGATTGTGGACTCTTACGTAAAAGACTATACGGGTACTGAGCTTTCTGCTGAAGAGAAAGAGCGTACGAAAGACAAACAATCTATTCCAAGCACCCTTGATCAACAACAACAGAAAATTCCAGTAAAGCCTTAA
- a CDS encoding LysM peptidoglycan-binding domain-containing protein yields MKIVTLLALILTLSSCSFSDSNKEEVAVSHDDLEFAVDTIADQPDNQEFKVEEEKVAETIIPDEYQAPPVQEEVAMTAPQEPTFEEFKPEAKVEDFIAEAPMPVVEKTKEAPARIKIVEEAVPTSSSYGPMENYKVQKGDTMMMIAFKIYGDYRKWKDIKEWNKDVKKVGEGVELKYMVPEQRFGWQPSGLPYLIKTADTLGTISKDKYGTTKKWKSIYENNRPLIRNPNLIFAGFTIYYQPARSLASEPK; encoded by the coding sequence ATGAAAATCGTAACACTTTTAGCTCTAATTTTAACACTTAGTTCATGTAGCTTTTCTGACTCTAATAAAGAAGAAGTAGCAGTGTCTCATGACGATCTGGAATTTGCAGTTGATACGATTGCTGATCAACCAGATAATCAGGAATTTAAAGTAGAAGAAGAGAAAGTTGCAGAAACAATTATACCTGACGAATACCAAGCTCCTCCGGTTCAAGAAGAAGTTGCAATGACTGCTCCGCAAGAGCCGACATTCGAAGAATTCAAACCAGAAGCAAAAGTAGAGGATTTCATAGCGGAAGCTCCAATGCCAGTCGTTGAAAAAACAAAAGAAGCTCCAGCAAGAATTAAAATTGTTGAAGAAGCAGTTCCAACATCTTCATCATATGGCCCTATGGAAAACTATAAAGTCCAAAAAGGTGACACAATGATGATGATCGCTTTCAAGATCTATGGTGACTACCGTAAGTGGAAAGACATTAAAGAGTGGAACAAAGACGTTAAAAAAGTCGGTGAAGGCGTAGAGTTAAAGTATATGGTTCCTGAGCAAAGATTCGGATGGCAGCCATCTGGACTTCCATACCTAATTAAGACAGCTGATACTCTTGGAACAATCTCGAAAGACAAGTACGGAACAACTAAAAAGTGGAAATCTATTTATGAGAATAACCGTCCACTTATTAGAAACCCGAACCTGATCTTTGCTGGTTTCACTATTTACTATCAACCAGCACGTAGTCTTGCTTCTGAGCCAAAATAA
- a CDS encoding aminoglycoside phosphotransferase family protein, with translation MKPEQSERILVEELFKKTIHKDLLKDDMVENVEKLTGDASTRKYYRIWTSKKSYVVCLDNPVTEGQEEPTFLKLQRVLHAENVRVPLIHDKELATGYILEEDLGDVTFLKEISQIQNLQDEYNFYITAIDLMHSIHKIDTTKYKGESFTKLAFDTEKLYAEMEFTKKYFLKSYLGLDVSSTPIEILYKSLYEMCFSISSEPRVLVHRDYHSRNLMIKDGEQIVIDFQDARMGTPLYDLVSLLEDCYYQIDDGNKKRLIEYYFNTYFKKFDPAKSFEEFKSLYDMMTIQRVFKAIGSFAYIYADRKDLRYIKYIGYAFEKVRSIMLHHEHFAKERKILSSLYYAN, from the coding sequence ATGAAACCAGAACAATCAGAAAGAATTCTTGTAGAAGAACTGTTTAAAAAAACGATCCATAAAGATCTTCTTAAAGATGACATGGTTGAAAATGTAGAAAAGCTTACTGGTGATGCTTCAACAAGAAAGTATTACAGAATCTGGACTTCAAAAAAATCTTATGTTGTCTGCCTTGATAACCCGGTGACAGAAGGCCAGGAAGAGCCAACATTCTTAAAACTTCAAAGAGTGCTTCATGCTGAAAATGTACGCGTGCCACTTATTCACGATAAAGAATTAGCAACGGGGTACATCCTGGAAGAAGACTTAGGGGACGTAACGTTCTTAAAAGAAATCTCTCAAATTCAAAATCTTCAAGATGAGTATAACTTCTACATCACGGCAATCGATCTTATGCATTCAATCCATAAAATCGATACAACGAAGTATAAAGGTGAGAGTTTCACAAAACTCGCTTTTGATACTGAGAAGTTATATGCAGAAATGGAATTCACAAAAAAATATTTTTTAAAGTCCTACTTAGGTTTAGATGTTTCATCTACACCAATAGAAATTTTATACAAAAGCCTTTATGAAATGTGCTTTTCAATTTCAAGTGAACCAAGAGTACTGGTTCACCGTGATTACCACTCAAGAAACCTGATGATTAAAGACGGCGAACAAATCGTTATCGATTTCCAGGACGCTCGTATGGGGACACCTCTTTATGATCTAGTGTCTCTTTTAGAAGACTGTTACTACCAAATTGATGATGGAAATAAGAAGCGCTTAATTGAGTACTACTTCAATACTTATTTCAAGAAGTTTGATCCAGCAAAAAGCTTCGAAGAATTTAAGTCTCTCTACGATATGATGACCATTCAAAGAGTCTTCAAAGCAATCGGAAGTTTTGCTTATATTTACGCTGATAGAAAAGATCTTAGGTACATTAAGTACATTGGATACGCTTTTGAAAAAGTAAGAAGCATTATGCTTCACCACGAGCATTTCGCTAAAGAGCGCAAAATTCTTTCGAGTTTATATTATGCAAATTGA